A single window of Vigna unguiculata cultivar IT97K-499-35 chromosome 1, ASM411807v1, whole genome shotgun sequence DNA harbors:
- the LOC114163322 gene encoding protein SLOW GREEN 1, chloroplastic-like — protein MFSLISPSRALPMDSLPKLHHSNITLNHHTSPFPIPLSSSLSFRSRPPPQFSSSSSFRLPSIRASTSSSSNDPVFSSSKNTLSLSPLLQTLNSFLAPLAQTTCIVIAATLFFFMRFHHMPAIAATLSPPAADSETALTEEEAERVLEERLSVNPADIEALRALMECKIKARKIDEAFGVLDRLIELQPEEYEWPLLKANMHIYNDNHAAARELFEEMLKKDPLRVEAFHGLVMATSQLNEPLKALLKRVEQATEACKKQNRDSDVRDFRLLIAQIKVMEGDFPEALKAYQELVKEEPRDFRPYLCQGIIYTLLRKKDEADKQFDKFRRLVPKDHPYMEYFEDNMFATKFFSQKLEREGAGARD, from the coding sequence ATGTTCAGTCTCATATCACCTTCGAGGGCTTTACCCATGGATTCTCTTCCAAAACTGCACCATTCTAATATCACTCTCAATCACCACACTTCGCCATTTCCCATTCCCTTATCCTCTTCCCTCTCTTTCCGTTCTCGACCTCCACCACAGTTTTCATCTTCTTCGTCCTTCAGGTTACCTTCCATCAGAGCCTCCACTTCAAGCTCCTCAAACGACCCCGTTTTTTCCTCCTCCAAAAACACCCTCTCTCTATCCCCACTTCTCCAAACCCTAAACTCCTTCCTGGCCCCCCTCGCCCAAACCACCTGCATCGTCATCGCTGCcaccctcttcttcttcatgcGCTTCCACCACATGCCCGCCATCGCTGCCACCCTCTCCCCGCCCGCTGCAGACTCCGAGACTGCGCTCACCGAAGAGGAAGCCGAGAGAGTTCTGGAGGAGCGGCTCAGTGTCAACCCTGCCGACATCGAGGCGCTCCGCGCGCTCATGGAGTGCAAGATCAAAGCGCGCAAGATTGACGAAGCGTTCGGCGTTCTGGACCGTCTCATCGAGCTCCAGCCGGAGGAGTACGAGTGGCCGCTGCTGAAGGCCAATATGCATATCTACAACGACAACCACGCTGCTGCACGTGAACTGTTCGAGGAAATGTTGAAGAAGGACCCGCTCCGCGTGGAAGCGTTCCACGGCCTCGTCATGGCGACTTCGCAGTTGAACGAGCCGTTGAAAGCGTTGTTGAAAAGAGTGGAGCAGGCGACTGAGGCGTGCAAGAAGCAGAATAGGGACTCGGATGTGAGGGATTTCAGGCTATTGATTGCGCAGATTAAAGTGATGGAAGGGGACTTCCCTGAGGCACTTAAGGCTTATCAGGAGTTGGTGAAGGAAGAGCCCAGGGATTTCAGACCTTATTTGTGTCAGGGTATTATATATACCCTCTTAAGGAAGAAAGACGAAGCTGATAAGCAGTTTGATAAGTTTCGCAGGCTTGTTCCTAAGGACCATCCTTACATGGAGTATTTCGAGGATAACATGTTCGCTACTAAGTTCTTCTCGCAGAAATTGGAGAGGGAGGGAGCAGGTGCTAGGGACTGA
- the LOC114182338 gene encoding uncharacterized protein LOC114182338 encodes MQRPKGSKQVHRRRKLQRFSSDSGSCSDGVADGDSGSFQLGFGSSKQPFGTPMKKLLAEELSRETEPKRRAPGVIGRLMGLDGLPLQLPANKHHKHLSENHVKGTTPAAKTRRSGKLYGGRTSGRSSKNQQEFKDVFEVSEISNIENCRYSSQGSVKLKITDDEMSFVEQKFMDAKLRATYQDLPSSQDSHDTLEISNNDLLQKYFKRPDYLFKSHLDDLQGSPSESHFDHIRVTKSSDIENYEHGDLSPPGREIKGLNYSRSHQKHRDGYSSHVIRRQDIHSSPKSSELQFKGRNEPDAVPTRIVILKPNLGKVQKATKIGSSPCSSHTSLLDYGKYPKFSDSRFRDSELNQRKNLPDNAWHSRQNSLESREIAKEITSQMKNNLGNGSMLLSTSRFRGNTWDNSSCSFSGNESLEESEVTPATLGKPFYVSNTISPASCFSESFVTKEAKKRLSERWKMSLKSQQGHSVSRSGTLAEMLAKPDKEMKTANFDSSPSGEGLRDKLSNNGKPAGWVEPLGISSRDGWKDGCIGSLPRSKSLPASSTTSFGSPRTILRHEALHDDRFMIPKVAYKRERKKVVKGLDRRQCMNTRNLKSKKSRCSDPSNLEGNESSQDLNTIQNKVRCNLEEDLPKQEMLAAEIDGETTAVTEAVANVADENAVVSSESYIKEVSVGSSAENFVPLQTPVSGLESSCCKDADQPSPVSVLEPSFTDDLSSCSDCFESLSVDIQGLRMQLQLLKLESEEFVEGSALIQSDEDGGEAYSGISEDNGLLNGDSWESSYMIDVLSESGIDRAVPDAFLEVWHSLECPVSLSVFDELEKKYSDWSTCPRSERRLLFDRINWGIIDIYEQFVSAQSWVIPSRATNLCSSSKLIKSGLQDCLYRMLWSQGKVKDTTLGKVLVSELQWLNLRDDIDGIVSEVESLLLDDLVAEIAVT; translated from the exons ATGCAGAGACCTAAAG GAAGCAAGCAGGTTCATAGACGTAGAAAACTTCAGAGATTTTCCTCTGATTCTGGTTCTTGCAGTGATGGGGTTGCAGATGGAGATTCA GGTTCGTTTCAATTGGGGTTCGGGTCCTCAAAGCAACCGTTTGGAACTCCCATGAAGAAGCTATTAGCTGAAGAACTGTCCCGAGAAACTGAACCCAAAAGAAGAGCTCCCGGTGTCATAGGCAGATTAATGGGTCTTGATGGACTTCCGTTGCAATTGCCTGCCAATAAGCATCACAAGCATCTGTCAGAAAATCATGTGAAAGGAACAACACCGGCAGCGAAAACTCGAAGAAGTGGTAAATTATACGGCGGTCGAACGTCTGGAAGAAGTTCAAAGAATCAGCAAGAGTTTAAGGATGTGTTTGAGGTCTCAGAGATCTCAAACATAGAGAACTGTAGGTATTCTTCCCAGGGGTCTGTAAAGTTGAAGATCACTGATGATGAAATGTCATTTGTTGAACAGAAATTCATGGATGCCAAACTCCGTGCAACTTATCAAGATTTACCGTCTTCCCAGGATTCCCATGATACACTCGAGATTTCTAATAATGATCTTTTGCAAAAATACTTTAAGCGGCCAgattatttgtttaaaagtCATCTAGATGATCTGCAAGGTTCCCCTTCTGAATCACATTTTGATCACATCAGAGTTACCAAATCATCAGATATAGAGAACTATGAACATGGTGACTTAAGCCCGCCGGGCAGGGAGATAAAAGGGTTGAATTACAGTAGATCTCATCAGAAGCATCGTGATGGTTATTCTTCCCATGTAATCAGAAGACAGGATATTCATAGTTCGCCAAAATCATCAGAGCTTCAGTTTAAGGGAAGAAATGAGCCTGATGCAGTCCCAACAAGGATTGTTATCCTAAAACCTAATCTTGGAAAAGTGCAGAAAGCTACCAAAATTGGTTCATCACCTTGTTCTTCACATACTTCTCTGTTGGATTATGGAAAGTATCCTAAATTTTCAGATAGCAGATTTAGGGACTCTGAACTGAATCAAAGGAAAAATTTGCCTGATAATGCCTGGCATTCAAGGCAAAATTCTTTGGAATCAAGAGAAATTGCAAAGGAAATCACAAgccaaatgaaaaataatttgggTAATGGCTCCATGTTATTATCAACTTCTAGATTTAGAGGAAATACGTGGGACAATAGCTCATGTAGTTTTTCTGGGAATGAATCTCTTGAGGAATCAGAGGTGACACCTGCAACTTTGGGAAAACCATTTTACGTAAGTAATACTATCAGCCCAGCATCATGTTTTAGTGAGTCATTTGTGACTAAAGAGGCAAAGAAGAGATTATCAGAGAGGTGGAAAATGTCACTAAAGTCTCAGCAGGGTCATTCTGTATCCAGGAGTGGCACTCTAGCTGAAATGCTTGCGAAACCTGATAAGGAAATGAAAACAGCTAATTTTGACAGCAGCCCTAGTGGGGAAGGTTTACGTGATAAACTTTCTAACAACGGTAAACCTGCTGGATGGGTTGAACCATTGGGTATTAGCAGTAGGGATGGATGGAAGGATGGATGTATTGGAAGTTTACCAAGGTCTAAGTCTCTTCCTGCTTCATCTACTACTTCCTTCGGAAGTCCTAGAACAATTTTGCGCCATGAAGCTCTTCACGATGATCGATTTATGATCCCAAAGGTAGCCTATAAACGAGAAAGGAAGAAAGTGGTGAAGGGTCTTGATCGGAGACAGTGTATGAATACGAGAAACCTAAAAAGCAAGAAGTCTCGGTGTTCCGATCCATCAAATCTAGAAGGCAATGAGTCATCCCAAGACTTgaatacaattcaaaataaagtgAGGTGTAatcttgaagaggatttgccgaAGCAAGAAATGTTGGCCGCTGAGATCGACGGAGAAACTACTGCAGTTACTGAAGCTGTTGCAAATGTGGCAGATGAAAATGCAGTTGTTTCATCTGAATCTTATATTAAG GAGGTATCAGTTGGGTCTTCCGCTGAAAATTTTGTCCCCTTGCAAACACCTGTATCTGGACTTGAATCTTCATGCTGTAAAGATGCGGATCAACCCAGTCCAGTCTCAGTGCTGGAACCTTCTTTTACTGATGATCTGTCATCATGTTCCGATTGTTTTGAAAGTCTCAGTGTTGACATACAAG GGCTTCGAATGCAACTTCAGTTACTGAAGCTAGAATCTGAAGAATTTGTGGAAGGATCCGCGCTAATTCAAAGTGATGAAGATGGCGGGGAAGCATATTCAGGAATATCAGAAGACAATGGATTACTTAATGGAGATAGCTGGGAGTCCTCCTACATGATTGATGTCTTGTCTGAATCTGGTATTGATAGAGCTGTACCTGATGCATTTTTGGAAGTTTGGCATTCTCTTGAATGCCCTGTTAGTCTTTCAGTGTTTGATGAGCTTGAAAAAAAGTACTCTGATTGGAGTACTTGTCCACGGTCCGAAAGGAGATTGCTTTTTGATCGTATAAATTGGGGAATTATCGACATATACGAGCAATTCGTTAGTGCACAATCATGGGTAATCCCTTCGAGAGCCACAAATCTTTGTTCTAGTTCTAAATTGATTAAAAGTGGACTCCAAGACTGTTTGTACAGAATGCTGTGGAGTCAGGGAAAAGTAAAGGATACGACACTGGGGAAGGTGTTGGTAAGCGAATTGCAGTGGTTGAACTTAAGAGATGACATTGATGGAATAGTTAGCGAAGTTGAGAGCTTGCTACTTGATGATCTAGTGGCAGAGATAGCTGTTACATAG
- the LOC114173125 gene encoding protein SODIUM POTASSIUM ROOT DEFECTIVE 2-like, with protein sequence MKGIDIFCASQASTAICLSMDEPSSSISNTAQFGGRAIDRHNPIITDPRRTPSRDFIVPSSSPKPHIDSKPLHDHLPKPKKNSTSKPSGQKKKHATKGLDQKKKSSVEKLTEHITNNYSSKPIDSVLRRSWARPPTDLITPPGSSRYLLSDMPSFHGGSSLYDPVLALTNVDKEKAQVLHHDKPSSSSSLPKSASSDQVVVLRVSLHCKGCEGKVRKHLSRMRGVTSFNIDFAAKKVTVVGDVTPLSVLASISKVKNAQFWPEPVSVVGSGYAETKKTNFI encoded by the exons ATGAAAGGCATAGACATCTTCTGTGCATCACAGGCCTCAACAGCCATATGTCTTAGCATGGATGAACCCTCTTCTTCCATTTCCAACACTGCTCAATTTGGTGGCAGAGCCATTGATCGCCACAACCCCATCATCACAGATCCAAGAAGAACACCTTCCAGAGACTTCATTGTCCCCAGTTCTTCTCCTAAGCCCCACATCGACTCCAAACCTCTGCATGATCATCTCCCCAAGCCTAAGAAAAACTCCACTTCCAAGCCAAGTGGCCAGAAAAAGAAACATGCAACAAAGGGTCTTgatcaaaagaagaaaagtagTGTGGAAAAATTGACTGAACACATCACAAACAATTACTCTTCAAAACCCATTGATAGTGTTCTGAGAAGGAGTTGGGCTAGGCCACCTACTGATTTGATCACCCCTCCTGGTTCCTCAAGATATTTGCTCAGTGACATGCCTTCCTTCCATGGTGGATCATCACTTTATGATCCTGTTCTGGCTTTAACTAACGTTGACAAGGAGAAAGCTCAAGTCCTTCATCATGATAAACCCTCTTCTAGCTCCTCTCTTCCAAAATCTGCTTCCTCAGACCAG GTTGTAGTTTTGAGGGTTTCTCTGCACTGCAAAGGTTGTGAAGGGAAGGTGAGAAAACATCTCTCCAGAATGCGAG GAGTAACATCCTTCAACATAGACTTTGCGGCAAAGAAGGTTACAGTGGTTGGTGATGTGACTCCTTTGAGCGTATTGGCAAGCATATCAAAGGTGAAGAATGCACAATTTTGGCCAGAACCTGTTTCAGTAGTTGGATCCGGTTATgcagaaacaaaaaaaacaaattttatctaA